The Triticum dicoccoides isolate Atlit2015 ecotype Zavitan chromosome 6A, WEW_v2.0, whole genome shotgun sequence genome has a window encoding:
- the LOC119314958 gene encoding BTB/POZ and MATH domain-containing protein 1-like, whose amino-acid sequence MPASSAKAVLETAASTSTCTPETVQRKHVFDIRGYSQHKLLGPNVYISSGAFAVGGFDWNIRYYPGGYLKPKYVSVYLELLSAGARVRASCDLTVVGQRPGSPSLVSRTPPMLFTSDLSRFAPSTSKFVKRSKLESPSWGLVHGDRLVIECVVTVFMYPTVVTRAAAPDVGDPPSDLQRDLARMYESQAGADVGFLVGGQGFRAHRTVLAMRAPAFMAGVVRGGGLGFSGGCVDINDMQPEAFDALLYYIYMDSLPAAIRDVDGDRKRELVMDLLAAADRYDIQRLKLICETALSKTLEANTVVTTLTLAEKHHCQRLRQACVQFIASSVDQIK is encoded by the coding sequence ATGCCGGCGTCGAGCGCAAAGGCGGTGCTGGAGACGGCGGCGTCGACGTCGACGTGCACCCCGGAGACGGTGCAGCGCAAGCACGTGTTCGACATCCGCGGGTACAGCCAGCACAAGCTCCTCGGCCCCAACGTGTACATCAGCTCGGGCGCCTTCGCCGTCGGCGGCTTCGACTGGAACATCCGCTACTACCCCGGCGGGTACCTGAAGCCCAAGTACGTGTCCGTCTACCTGGAGCTCCTGAGCGCCGGCGCCCGCGTGCGCGCGTCCTGCGACCTGACCGTCGTCGGCCAGCGCCCCGGCTCGCCCTCCCTGGTTTCGCGGACCCCGCCCATGCTCTTCACCTCCGACCTCAGCAGGTTCGCGCCCAGCACCAGCAAGTTCGTCAAGAGGAGCAAGCTGGAGTCGCCGTCGTGGGGGCTCGTCCACGGTGACCGCCTCGTCATCGAGTGCGTGGTCACCGTCTTCATGTACCCGACCGTGGTCACCCGGGCGGCCGCGCCGGACGTGGGGGACCCGCCCTCGGACCTGCAGCGCGATCTCGCCAGGATGTACGAGTCCCAGGCCGGGGCGGACGTCGGCTTCCTCGTCGGAGGGCAGGGCTTCCGCGCCCACCGCACCGTGCTGGCCATGAGGGCGCCGGCGTTCATGGCGGGCGTCGTGCGTGGCGGCGGGCTGGGGTTCTCTGGCGGGTGCGTCGACATCAACGACATGCAGCCTGAGGCCTTCGACGCTCTCCTCTACTACATCTACATGGATTCGCTCCCTGCCGCCATACGCGACGTGGACGGAGACCGTAAGAGGGAGCTTGTCATGGATCTGCTTGCGGCTGCGGACCGGTACGATATTCAAAGGTTGAAGCTAATATGTGAAACCGCCCTCTCCAAGACCCTTGAGGCCAATACCGTGGTGACCACGTTGACTTTAGCAGAGAAGCATCACTGCCAGAGGCTCCGTCAGGCTTGTGTTCAATTCATAGCTTCTTCTGTAGATCAAATCAAGTGA
- the LOC119316495 gene encoding protein YIF1B-B-like isoform X2, whose protein sequence is MNSDLGGLGPRPANAPPNPFESAMYGAGPGLIRTGLGAYGEKFLGSSSEFMQSNITQYLSDPQYYFQVNSQYVRNKLKVVLFPFFHRGHWTRITEPVGGRLSYKPPIQDINAPDLYIPLMAFGTYIVIAGYALGVLGRFTPEALTLQFTRGLVGWFLQVVLIKGLLYSLGSGEAPLLDIVAYAGYGFAGTSLAMLARIFWSYLYYFIMPWFCLCTGVFLVKTMKRVLLGGPRSYERHPSRNHYFLLFLAVVQFPMLFWLGNISG, encoded by the exons ATGAATAGTGATCTGGGTGGCTTAGGTCCTAGGCCTGCAAATGCACCACCAAATCCTTTTGAAAGTGCCATGTATGGTGCTGGACCTGGACTTATCCGTACTGGACTTGGAGCATATGGAGAGAAATTTCTTGGTTCGAGTTCTGAGTTCATGCAGAGCAAT ATTACTCAATATTTGTCCGACCCTCAATACTATTTTCAAGTCAACAGCCAGTATGTGAGGAACAAACTGAAGGTCGTCTTGTTCCCTTTCTTTCACAGG GGTCATTGGACGAGAATAACTGAACCTGTAGGAGGAAGGCTATCCTACAAACCTCCAATTCAGGATATCAATGCCCCAGACCTGTACATCCCTTTGATGGCATTTGGCACCTACATTGTCATTGCTGGATACGCATTGGGAGTTCTGGGAAG GTTTACCCCTGAGGCACTGACCCTACAGTTCACAAGAGGTCTAGTTGGCTGGTTTCTGCAAGTCGTCCTCATCAAAGGTTTGCTGTACTCCCTGGGCAGTGGTGAAGCGCCATTGCTAGACATTGTGGCGTATGCTGGGTATGGATTTGCTGGCACATCTCTTGCGATGCTGGCCCGCATCTTCTGGAGCTACCTATACTACTTCATCATGCCATGGTTCTGTCTCTGCACTGGCGTGTTCCTCGTGAAGACCATGAAGAGGGTTCTTCTGGGTGGACCAAGGAGTTACGAGCGGCATCCGAGTCGAAACCACTACTTTCTGCTCTTCCTGGCGGTTGTTCAGTTCCCGATGCTGTTTTGGCTCGGCAACATCAGTGGTTGA
- the LOC119316495 gene encoding protein YIF1B-B-like isoform X1 — MAAMNSDLGGLGPRPANAPPNPFESAMYGAGPGLIRTGLGAYGEKFLGSSSEFMQSNITQYLSDPQYYFQVNSQYVRNKLKVVLFPFFHRGHWTRITEPVGGRLSYKPPIQDINAPDLYIPLMAFGTYIVIAGYALGVLGRFTPEALTLQFTRGLVGWFLQVVLIKGLLYSLGSGEAPLLDIVAYAGYGFAGTSLAMLARIFWSYLYYFIMPWFCLCTGVFLVKTMKRVLLGGPRSYERHPSRNHYFLLFLAVVQFPMLFWLGNISG, encoded by the exons ATGGCAGCAATGAATAGTGATCTGGGTGGCTTAGGTCCTAGGCCTGCAAATGCACCACCAAATCCTTTTGAAAGTGCCATGTATGGTGCTGGACCTGGACTTATCCGTACTGGACTTGGAGCATATGGAGAGAAATTTCTTGGTTCGAGTTCTGAGTTCATGCAGAGCAAT ATTACTCAATATTTGTCCGACCCTCAATACTATTTTCAAGTCAACAGCCAGTATGTGAGGAACAAACTGAAGGTCGTCTTGTTCCCTTTCTTTCACAGG GGTCATTGGACGAGAATAACTGAACCTGTAGGAGGAAGGCTATCCTACAAACCTCCAATTCAGGATATCAATGCCCCAGACCTGTACATCCCTTTGATGGCATTTGGCACCTACATTGTCATTGCTGGATACGCATTGGGAGTTCTGGGAAG GTTTACCCCTGAGGCACTGACCCTACAGTTCACAAGAGGTCTAGTTGGCTGGTTTCTGCAAGTCGTCCTCATCAAAGGTTTGCTGTACTCCCTGGGCAGTGGTGAAGCGCCATTGCTAGACATTGTGGCGTATGCTGGGTATGGATTTGCTGGCACATCTCTTGCGATGCTGGCCCGCATCTTCTGGAGCTACCTATACTACTTCATCATGCCATGGTTCTGTCTCTGCACTGGCGTGTTCCTCGTGAAGACCATGAAGAGGGTTCTTCTGGGTGGACCAAGGAGTTACGAGCGGCATCCGAGTCGAAACCACTACTTTCTGCTCTTCCTGGCGGTTGTTCAGTTCCCGATGCTGTTTTGGCTCGGCAACATCAGTGGTTGA